Sequence from the Brassica napus cultivar Da-Ae unplaced genomic scaffold, Da-Ae ScsIHWf_2889;HRSCAF=3673, whole genome shotgun sequence genome:
CCGATCGTGATTTGATTGAATAGTGTTTGTTTACAGAGATGGCCAAGTCGAAGAATCACACGGCGCATAACCAGTCGGCTAAGGCCCACAAGAACGGAATCAAGAAGCCAAGGAGGCACCGTCACACTCCCACCAGAGGGGTTAGTCTTTATAGAAGCTTAGACTTAAACTCTCtagatttgaatttttgtttcacggtttgatttgttttttttatgctGAAATGATTACAGATGGATCCTAAGTTCTTGAGGAACCAGAGGTACGCAAGGAAGCACAACGTCAAGAGCGGCGAGAATGCCACCACTGAAGATTAAGCTTTTGATTCTCTCTGAGTGAcgttttgaggttttttttaatgaaattaagACTGTTTTAGACAAGGGAACCAATTTACATTTCGCGTTATGTTTGGTTTGATTATGTTTAAGCGTGAGGTTTATGTACTCTGTTATCCTGGCCTTCAATTTAATATCATGGATTTTCATTTCGTATGGTTTTGAGTTTCTTTATTTGATTGGTTTTTGCACAATTGTTCATATGTTATCTTGAATTGAAAACTGGGAGGCTGTATCTATCATATTTAGGGATTATATCGGACATTAGCTTGTTATTTTTTATAGGGTTCTGTAATCTAAAGTTATGTTCTGTATCATGATAGTTCTGTATTGTAAATGTATGTCTGGGACATTTGAATCGATCATCGCCCATTTGTTAGGTTCTCGTTTCATGAATATACTGGTAGCTTGTTAAAAAAACTCGTATGGCTGTGCATATCACAAATATCTTCTTTGAGTTACAATAAAGTTTGATTTTTGCTATCAATTATGGATTGGTATATCTTCAGATTATTAATTTGATCAAGTGATTAGAGTGTTCTGTTAGTTAGGATATTCTGTTGTTACGATCAGAGCACAACTGCTCCTTGAATATCGATAATAAGGTTTTTGTGGGCAAAAAATTCAACTTTGTTGCGTGAAAGAAAAACACCAACAACCTAAACTCACGTGTGTATATACTTGATCACAATAGCCATAAGGCCCATAACACTTCACTAATCTCACATACCGTAAATAAGCAAAATCCCACCTGGCTCCATATGATTGGAGGTCGTCATAACTTCTACGTCACAGGCTGTCATTTTTAAAGACAGCGAGCAGATTCGCGGGAAGAGAGCGCGTGGGAATGTATTGCCTCGCGCTTGATGGCTCTCTTCAGTAAATATCCATAGTGACTGAGGGTATTAACGGAATATTCTCCGTAACGTATGAACCATTATA
This genomic interval carries:
- the LOC125602529 gene encoding 60S ribosomal protein L29-1, with the translated sequence MAKSKNHTAHNQSAKAHKNGIKKPRRHRHTPTRGMDPKFLRNQRYARKHNVKSGENATTED